The genomic stretch CCTCGGCCCTGGATCTCGCCAGCGAGTTCCTCGACAGACGCACGCCGCTCGACCGCGTCCGCGGGGTCCTGCACCGCTACCCCGCCGTCAGCCCCGCCGTCGTCCTCGTCCTGGCGATCATCGTCTTCGGAGTGCTGAACGACCGCTTCCTCGACCCGTCGAACCTCTCGCTGATCACCCAGCAGGTCGCGGTGGTCGGTACCCTCGCCGTCGCGCAGACCCTGATCATCCTCACCGCCGGCATCGACCTCTCGGTCGGCGCGGTGATGGTCCTCACCTCGATGGTCATCGCGCAGACCGCGACCGAGAACGGCCTCCCCGCGATCGTCGCACTGCTGCTCGGCCTGGTCGTGGGCCTTGCGGCCGGCGCCTTCAACGGCATGCTCGTGACCCGGCTCCGGCTCCCTCCGTTCATCGTCACCCTCGGCACGCTCAACATCTTCGTCGCGCTGACGCTCCTGTACTCGAGCGGATCGACGGTCCGCGGCACCGACATGCCGGCGCTGCTGCCCTCCACCGGCGGCACGTTCGACGTCCTCGGCGTCCGGGTCAGCTACGGCGTACTGCTGATGCTCGCGCTCTACATCGTCGTCGCGTTCATCCTCGGTAAGACCGCCTGGGGCCGGCACGTCTACGCGGTGGGCGACGATAAGGAGGCCGCCCGACTCGCCGGAATCAGCGTGAACCGCGTGCTGATGA from Rathayibacter rathayi encodes the following:
- a CDS encoding ABC transporter permease, with the translated sequence MAQKTTDPNPPTSALDLASEFLDRRTPLDRVRGVLHRYPAVSPAVVLVLAIIVFGVLNDRFLDPSNLSLITQQVAVVGTLAVAQTLIILTAGIDLSVGAVMVLTSMVIAQTATENGLPAIVALLLGLVVGLAAGAFNGMLVTRLRLPPFIVTLGTLNIFVALTLLYSSGSTVRGTDMPALLPSTGGTFDVLGVRVSYGVLLMLALYIVVAFILGKTAWGRHVYAVGDDKEAARLAGISVNRVLMSVYLAAGAILAIGAWIQIGRTNAASPNAGADLNLDSITAVVIGGTSLFGGRGTVWGTLLGALIVGVFRNGLSLAGLDVLYQTLAVGVLIIVAVSVDQWIRKVRK